The nucleotide sequence TTCCTCGTTGCTGGGAAGATGGGGGATTTTGGGATCCGGCTATCGCCTGGAGGGCGTCGGGATGACAGCGATACCGGAATGCTGCTAACGTAGCGGCCTTTCCGAGCGACCGCAACCCGTCCGTGCCATGAGCGACCCGATCACCCGCCGCATCCTCGTCACCAGCGCCTTGCCCTACGCCAACGGCCCGATCCATATCGGCCATTTGGTCGAATACATTCAGACCGACATCTGGGTCCGCTTTCAGAAACTGCGCGGCCATGATTGCACTTACGTGTGCGCCGACGATGCCCACGGCACCCCGATCATGTTGCGCGCCGAACAGGATGGCGTCACCCCGCAACAACTTATCGACCGCATCTGGCAAGAACACCGGAGCGATTTCGCCGATTTCCTGATCGAATTTGACAACTATTATTCGACCCACTCCCCGGAAAACCGCCATTATTCTGAACTGATTTACCGCCGGCTGGACGAAGCCGGCCACATCAGCCGTCGGGTCATCACCCAAGCCTACGACCCGGAAAAACAGATGTTCCTGCCGGATCGCTTCATCAAGGGCGAATGCCCGCGCTGCGGCGCGATGGATCAGTACGGCGACAGTTGCGAAAACTGCGGCGCGACCTACGCTCCGACCGACCTAAAAAATCCCCGCTCGGTGCTATCCGGCGCAACTCCGATCACCAAGGAGTCGCTGCATTTCTTTTTCAAGCTGGGCAATTTCGAAAAAATGCTGAAAGACTGGATCGGCGGCGGACCGATCCAGCCGCAGATGGCCAACAAGCTCGATGAATGGTTCACCGCTGGCTTGCAGGAGTGGGACATTTCCCGCGACACGCCCTACTGGGGTTTCGAAATCCCCGACGCGCCCGGCAAGTATTTTTACGTCTGGCTGGATGCGCCCATCGGCTACATGGCTAGTTTCCAAAATTACTGCGACCGCGCCGGCTTGCAATTCGACGACTTCTGGAAGCCCGACAGCAGCGCCGAGGTCTATCACTTCATCGGCAAGGACATCGCCTATTTTCACATTTTGTTCTGGCCGGCGGAGCTGACCGGCGCGGGCTTTCGCAAGCCGACGGCGGTGCATTGCCACGGCTTCCTGACCGTGGACGGCCAGAAGATGTCGAAATCGCGCGGCACCTTCATCAAGGCCCGCACTTTTCTCAATCACTTACGGCCGGAAGTGCTGCGCTATTACTTCGCCAGCAAGCTGAACGACGGCATCGACGATCTCGATCTGAATTTCGAGGATTTCGTGCAGCGGGTCAACAGCGATCTGGTCGGCAAGCTGGTCAACATCGCCAGCCGCTGCGCCGGCTTCATCAGCCGCCGCTTCGCGGGCCGCTTGGCCGAGCAGTTGGCGGAACCGGGGTTGTACGCGGAATTTGTCGCCGCCGGCGATTCCATCGCCCAAGCTTACGAAGGCCGGGAATTTGGCCGGGCCATGCGCGAGATCATGGCGCTGGCCGACCGCGCCAATCAGTACATCGACGAGAAAAAACCGTGGGCGCTGGCCAAACAGCCTGGCAACGAAACGGAGGTTCAGGCGGTGTGCGGCATGGGCCTCAATCTATTTCGCCTGTTGATGATCTATCTCAAACCCGTATTGCCGGGGGTCGCCACCGCGGTCGAACAGTTCCTGCACATTGCGCCGCTGCGCTGGACCGATTTAGAGAAACCGCTGTTGGACCACGCCATCGCCGAATTCAAGCCGCTGATGCAGAGAGTGGAAATGACGCAGATCAACGCCATGGTCGAGGAATCGAAGGAAGGTGCTGTCCCCGAGGCGGGAAGCATGAAGGTGGAACCGCTGACGGTCGATCCCATCGAACCGACCATCAGCATCGACGACTTCACCAAAGTCGATTTGCGCGTCGCGCGCATCGTCAAGGCCGAAGCCGTGGCCAGCGCCGACAAACTGGTGCGGCTGGAACTCGACCTCGGCGGTGAAACCCGCCAAGTGTTCGCCGGCATCAAGCCGGCTTATGCGCCGGAAGATTTACAGGGGCGGCTGACGGTGCTGGTCGCCAATCTGGCGCCGCGCAAGATGCGCTTTGGCGTCTCCGAAGGCATGATTCTGGCGGCGGGCGGCGCGGGCGGCATTTACCTACTCGCACCCGACAGCGGCGCGGAGCCGGGAATGCGCGTCAAATAATGATCTTGAAGCCGATTTGCTAATGTGCGCCCTTGCCCCAAAAAACGGTGTGGACGGTTTGCAGCAAGATGACGGTATCGAAGAAGATGCTGTAATTCTTGATGTAGTACAGATCGTACTCCAGCTTTTCGCGGGCGTCTTCCTCGGAAGCGCCGTAGGGAAAACAGATCTGCGCCCAACCGGTAATCCCCGGTTTCACCATGTGGCGCATGGTATAAAAGGGGAGTTTTTTCGCCAGTTCGGCAACGAACTGCGGTCGTTCGGGACGGGGACCGACGAAGCTCATGTCGCCGCGCAGCACGTTGAACAACTGGGGTAACTCATCAATGCGCGTATCACGCATGACCGCTCCGACTGGAGTAATTCGGCTGTCCCCCTGTTTGGCCCAGACCGCTTTGCCATCCTTCTCGGCATCCACCCGCATACTGCGGAATTTGATCACCTCGAACGAACGTCCGTTGAACCCGACTCGGGTTTGCCGGTACAAGATCGGGCCAGCAAATCTGGATTCCAGCCAAACCGCCAAAGCGGCGCACACCATCAACGGTGCCGCCAACGCCAGCAGCAAGGAACTGACCAGCAAGTCAAACAACCGCTTGACCATGCGGTTGACCAGCGCAACCTGGAAGCCGTCGGCAAAAATCAGATTGCTCGGCCGCAACGCATCAAGCTGGATTTTACCGGACTGGCGCTCGAAGAAGGTCAGAAACGTGCTGATCTGGATCCCATCAAACTTGCACTCCAGCACCTCATCGAGCGGAAAGCCTTTACGCCGGTCATCCATCGCCACCACGATTTCGTCGATCGACAGTTCTTCCGCCAGATCGCTCAGATTGCTGGTGACCTGGAGCATCCGAGCCCCCATTACCCGCGGTCTTTCATCTTCATGAACTTGAATGTAACCCACGATCGAAAATCCGGCATTTTTCTTATCCTGCAACTCCTCAAGCCGCGCCGCTTGTTGGCCCACACCCAGCACCAGCAACCGGCGATTGATCCTGGCGTCGCTTGAAACCCGGAAAAAAATGAACCGAAACAATACAATGCCGACAAATGCGATCCCAAACGCCAGGCTGAACGTGCCACGCGACAGATATAAATCGGGAACCAGATAATAGATAGCGGTCATCACGAACAAACCGATCATGAAACTGACGCCGACGCGTAGCAGCATATCGCTCTTGCCGTTCCAAAAATTCCGCTCGTATAACCCCATCGCGGTCATGATCGCACACATGACCAGCGTGAACACCAACGCACTCAAGATGAAGCTATCGAAAGGAGACACGATTCTTTCGTAACCCAATGCATCGTATAAGATCCGGCTAAAATAGAATGACCAAAATAAATGCAGCGACTCCACCAGCAATAAAGTCAACAACGATCGAGAAATATAATGTCTGAACAACCGCATCATGAGATTAACCGCCCGCGATAAATCGAAATTTTTGCAACAAAAAGGCGTCTATTGCCGACCAAGAACCCTTATAACGATAACCGTATAAAACATGTTATACCTAAATTCATAAGCTACAAATGCATCATTTTCAAGCTCTTTCCTCCTTTAAAACCTTCCCGCAACAAAATTCTGAACGGAGCATCAGCAATGTTTGACCTCGCTACCACGCGCATCGGCATTGTCGGCCTCGGCTATGTGGGCCTTCCCCTGGCGGTTGAATTCGGCAAGCATTTTCCAACATTTGGCTTCGATATCAACGAAAACCGAATTCGGGAGCTTCAGGCCGGAACCGACAGCACCCTGGAAGTACCCTCCGAGGAACTCAGTGAGTCCAGGCAACTGCGCTACACCCACCAAGCCAGGGACCTAGAAAGCTGCAACGTTTACATCGTTACGGTCCCCACGCCGGTGGACGATTATAAACGCCCGGATTTAGGTCCGCTAATCGGCGCTAGCACCACCGTCGGGCGCTTGTTGAAAGCGGGCGATGTAGCCATCTACGAATCCACCGTCTACCCCGGCGCCACCGAGGAAGTGTGTGTGCCGATCCTGGAAAAGCAGTCTGGGCTGCGATTCAACCAGGATTTCTTCGCCGGCTACAGCCCCGAACGCATCAACCCCGGCGACAAGGAACACCGCGTCACCACCATCCGCAAGGTCACCTCGGGTTCCACTCCCGAGGCCGCCGCGTTTGTGGACGCCCTGTACCGTCGCATCATCACCGCCGGCACTCACCAAGCCTCCAGTATCCGGGTGGCCGAAGCGGCGAAAGTGATCGAAAACACCCAGCGCGATGTCAATATCGCCTTGATCAACGAACTGGCGCTACTGTTTGATCGGCTGGGCATCGACACCGAGGAAGTGTTGCTGGCGGCCGGCTCGAAATGGAACTTCCTGCCGTTCCGGCCGGGGTTGGTCGGCGGTCACTGCATCGGTGTCGATCCCTATTATCTCACCCATAAAGCGCAGGAAATCGGCTACCACCCGGAAATGATTCTGGCTGGACGGCGCATCAACGACGGCATGGGCGCCCACGTGGCCGAGCGCGTCGTCAAATTGATGACTCAAAAACGCATCGCGGTGGTGGATGCCAACATCCTGGTATTGGGCTTGACCTTCAAGGAAAACTGCCCGGATTTGCGCAACACCCGCGTGGTGGATATCGTCCAGGAATTTCGCGACTACAACGCGCGGGTCGATGTCTACGATCCGTGGGTCGACGCCCATGAAGCCCAGCGCGAATACGGGATCGAGCCGGTCCGGGAACCGAAAGCCGGTCATTACGACGCCGTGATCCTGGCGGTCGCCCACCAGCAGTTTCGCGAGTTGGGCGTCGAACGCATCCGCCAGCTGGGCAAAGCCAATTCGGTGCTGTTCGACGTGAAATATCTTTTACCGGCCGCCGCCGTCGACGGACGACTGTAAGCGAGACACAGGAGCTATCATGAAAATCTTGGTCACCGGCAGCGC is from Candidatus Competibacteraceae bacterium and encodes:
- the metG gene encoding methionine--tRNA ligase, translating into MSDPITRRILVTSALPYANGPIHIGHLVEYIQTDIWVRFQKLRGHDCTYVCADDAHGTPIMLRAEQDGVTPQQLIDRIWQEHRSDFADFLIEFDNYYSTHSPENRHYSELIYRRLDEAGHISRRVITQAYDPEKQMFLPDRFIKGECPRCGAMDQYGDSCENCGATYAPTDLKNPRSVLSGATPITKESLHFFFKLGNFEKMLKDWIGGGPIQPQMANKLDEWFTAGLQEWDISRDTPYWGFEIPDAPGKYFYVWLDAPIGYMASFQNYCDRAGLQFDDFWKPDSSAEVYHFIGKDIAYFHILFWPAELTGAGFRKPTAVHCHGFLTVDGQKMSKSRGTFIKARTFLNHLRPEVLRYYFASKLNDGIDDLDLNFEDFVQRVNSDLVGKLVNIASRCAGFISRRFAGRLAEQLAEPGLYAEFVAAGDSIAQAYEGREFGRAMREIMALADRANQYIDEKKPWALAKQPGNETEVQAVCGMGLNLFRLLMIYLKPVLPGVATAVEQFLHIAPLRWTDLEKPLLDHAIAEFKPLMQRVEMTQINAMVEESKEGAVPEAGSMKVEPLTVDPIEPTISIDDFTKVDLRVARIVKAEAVASADKLVRLELDLGGETRQVFAGIKPAYAPEDLQGRLTVLVANLAPRKMRFGVSEGMILAAGGAGGIYLLAPDSGAEPGMRVK
- a CDS encoding TIGR03013 family PEP-CTERM/XrtA system glycosyltransferase translates to MTLLLVESLHLFWSFYFSRILYDALGYERIVSPFDSFILSALVFTLVMCAIMTAMGLYERNFWNGKSDMLLRVGVSFMIGLFVMTAIYYLVPDLYLSRGTFSLAFGIAFVGIVLFRFIFFRVSSDARINRRLLVLGVGQQAARLEELQDKKNAGFSIVGYIQVHEDERPRVMGARMLQVTSNLSDLAEELSIDEIVVAMDDRRKGFPLDEVLECKFDGIQISTFLTFFERQSGKIQLDALRPSNLIFADGFQVALVNRMVKRLFDLLVSSLLLALAAPLMVCAALAVWLESRFAGPILYRQTRVGFNGRSFEVIKFRSMRVDAEKDGKAVWAKQGDSRITPVGAVMRDTRIDELPQLFNVLRGDMSFVGPRPERPQFVAELAKKLPFYTMRHMVKPGITGWAQICFPYGASEEDAREKLEYDLYYIKNYSIFFDTVILLQTVHTVFWGKGAH
- the tviB gene encoding Vi polysaccharide biosynthesis UDP-N-acetylglucosamine C-6 dehydrogenase TviB; translated protein: MFDLATTRIGIVGLGYVGLPLAVEFGKHFPTFGFDINENRIRELQAGTDSTLEVPSEELSESRQLRYTHQARDLESCNVYIVTVPTPVDDYKRPDLGPLIGASTTVGRLLKAGDVAIYESTVYPGATEEVCVPILEKQSGLRFNQDFFAGYSPERINPGDKEHRVTTIRKVTSGSTPEAAAFVDALYRRIITAGTHQASSIRVAEAAKVIENTQRDVNIALINELALLFDRLGIDTEEVLLAAGSKWNFLPFRPGLVGGHCIGVDPYYLTHKAQEIGYHPEMILAGRRINDGMGAHVAERVVKLMTQKRIAVVDANILVLGLTFKENCPDLRNTRVVDIVQEFRDYNARVDVYDPWVDAHEAQREYGIEPVREPKAGHYDAVILAVAHQQFRELGVERIRQLGKANSVLFDVKYLLPAAAVDGRL